In a single window of the Acyrthosiphon pisum isolate AL4f chromosome X, pea_aphid_22Mar2018_4r6ur, whole genome shotgun sequence genome:
- the LOC115034028 gene encoding zinc finger MYM-type protein 1-like → MFSIQCDEARCHKQEQLAICIRYSKNLDVCERFIEFYDVSENQNADSLVAVLINFINSSNLSNVPIIGQSYDGAAVMSGSVGGVQSKLRQSHPSASQAVYVHCMAHKLNLVVVDMCKHLKDARNVFNGLEALYVHFSKPAKDHKLSTIQNKLGLKITKLEKLIDTRWVCRYKSCNALIQNYVSVLMALDNEIVEQKSKDVAQAIGVRATISNFKFILYLFILHEVLQSINILSTQLQLKGTTLGQSGHLVKGVKYTEAIDHGRLGEDNKIMCGKLAVMEVPEEGHT, encoded by the exons ATGTTTAGCATACAATGTGATGAAGCTcg GTGTCATAAGCAAGAGCAACTAGCTATTTGCATTAGATATTCTAAAAATTTAGATGTTTGTGAAAGATTTATTGAGTTCTATGATGTCTCAGAAAATCAAAATGCTGATTCCTTGGTTGCTGTTttgataaatttcataaattcttCAAATTTAAGTAATGTCCCCATTATTGGACAATCCTATGACGGGGCTGCCGTCATGTCGGGATCAGTTGGAGGTGTGCAATCTAAACTTAGACAATCCCATCCCTCAGCATCTCAAGCGGTTTATGTACATTGCATGGCTCATAAGCTTAACCTAGTCGTTGTTGATATGTGCAAgcatttaaaa GATGCTAGGAATGTATTTAATGGATTAGAAGCTTTATATGTACACTTTTCTAAACCAGCCAAAGATCACAAATTGtcaacaattcaaaataaacttggtttaaaaattactaaactaGAAAAACTAATCGATACCAGATGGGTTTGTAGGTATAAAAGCTGTAATGCtcttatacaaaattatgtttctGTTTTAATGGCTTTGGATAATGAAATAGTTGAACAGAAATCAAAAGATGTGGCACAAGCAATTg gTGTCCGTGCaactattagtaattttaaatttatattatatttatttatattacatgaaGTTCTTCagtctataaatattttgagtacTCAGCTTCAATTAAAAGGAACAACTCTGGGCCAATCAGGACATTTAGTTAAAGGA GTCAAGTATACGGAAGCCATCGATCATGGAAGACTCGGtgaagataacaaaattatgtgcGGAAAACTGGCCGTTATGGAAGTTCCAGAAGAAGGTCATACTTAA
- the LOC115034027 gene encoding uncharacterized protein LOC115034027 — LLILKLEILPLRYYNVYIPIGSVDYRDLSLPDQNSLTYVCGYLMKKCLEKHSCDVCINYAKFQQDLDQSFLFSHFKAYTNKENSTYGTLMMPHNDFYNYIHNLESAFIHRFPILAPENEVDKKIKLSKFVRFRIFSTIKFLNKDFFSEKSLKKRKLATLQHL, encoded by the coding sequence ttattaattttaaaactagaaATTTTACCCCTGAGgtattacaatgtatacattCCTATTGGATCTGTAGATTATAGGGATTTAAGTCTACCAGATCAAAATTCATTAACATATGTTTGTGGCTATTTAATGAAAAAGTGTTTAGAAAAACATAGTTGTgatgtttgtataaattatgctAAATTTCAACAAGACTTAGAtcaatcatttttgttttctcATTTTAAAGCATATACTAATAAAGAAAATTCAACTTATGGCACTTTAATGATGCCacataatgatttttataattatatacataacttaGAATCTGCTTTTATTCATCGTTTTCCAATACTTGCTCCAGAAAATGaagtagataaaaaaataaaattaagtaagttTGTTAGATTCAGAATATTTTCTACAATTAAATTTCTAAACAaggattttttttcagaaaaatcattaaaaaaaagaaaactagctactttacaacatttataa